In Campylobacter showae, the genomic stretch AATTTACAATGCAAATTTAGCCACTCTGCTCGCGCAGGACGAGGGCAAGGCCTACAATCTTAGCTTTATCCTGCTTGACAATATGATCGGCGAAACGGCGATCATAAATACGCTAGGCGAGCTTGAGGTGCTGGCCGGGCCCGAGGAAAGCGGCGTGCCGCTAAGCGAATTTGCCGATCTGATCGATGAGAAATTCGGTGAAAAAGCCGCGCGCGAACCACTAAAGAATTTTTTCAGCTACGAGATGGAGCCGCGCGGAAGCGAGGTGCGCGAGGACGTGATCGTAGGCACCACCTGCCTGACTAACATCGTAAATCAATATCTAAACGGCGAGCGTGACATCTACAATGAAGCTTACGAACTTGGTATCAAATTTTGCTTTCTTAGCATAGGTAACGGCGGCGATATGCAGGCAGGCTTTGATCTGCGAAATAAAATCGAGGACGAGGAGCTAGAGAGCTGCGGCTCGTTTTTAGAGATAATCGGCGGCGCCACGGGACAGAGACACGCATACATCGATCTCATCTGCTATGACGAGGAAAGACTAAAAGAAAAAGTAAGCGAGCTTTGCAAAAAATATGGCGCAAGTATCGAAATTCACGACTTTAAGCGGTAAATTTAACCGCGGGCGTTAAATTTAGCTTTTGCACGCCCGCACTATTTTAATTTTGGCGCTAAATTTTACTTTTTGATATTGGTTGTGGCGGATTATTCCGCCCATTTCTGCTAGCTCAAAAGCAAAATTTAACAAACATCACAGCGCATGTAGCTCTAGATCTCTCTGTGCTAGCTGTATTTTAAAATTTATAGCAACAAGGCTTATTTGTCAGCTCATCTCAACGCAAATTTTTTAGATACTGGCACGCGCTAAATTCCCCGAGCTTGCAGCCCCTGTCGTAAAGTTCTTTGGCTGCGTTTTTATTCTTTTCTACGCCCATGCCTTTTTCGTAGGCAAAGCCCAAATTTGCACAGGCTAGCGCGCTAGCACCCGAACAAGCGTTAGTAAAGAGCACAACGGCTCTTTCGTAGTCTTTTTCTACACCCTCGCCCTTAAAATAGCAAACCCCAAGATCGGCGCAAGACTCCACGTGCCCGCGCTCGCAAGAGGCCGCATACATCTGCGCCGCCTTTGCCGCGTCCTTTTCTACGCCGCCACCTAGCGCGTAGCTTAGAGCGAGATTATAGCACGCCGTTTCCTCGCCTAGCTTGCAGGCTTTAGCAAACAACTCGTTCGTTTTTTTGCCGTCAGGATAGACGCCAAGCCCCTTGCCGTAGCTATACGCTAGGCTCGCGCACCCCTCGCCTACGCCTTTTTCGCAAGCTTTAGCAAAAAGCTCGTTTGCCTTTTTATGATCTTGCGCTGTGCCCTGCCCGCTTTGATAAAGAAGCCCCAAATACACGCAGGCTTTATCCGCGCCCAACTCACAAGCCTTGTCGTAGTATCGCACGGCTTTTGTAAATACCTTATCAAATTCGTAAAAATACCCCAGCCCCGCACAATACATCGCGTTTTTCTCGCCGCCTTCATCGCAGGCAAGCTCTAAGTTTTTAATCGCGAGCGAGAGCCTTTTACAAATCTCGTCGTTTCCCTTTTTGCACTCCTTGCTAAAATCGGCTAGCTCGCCGCAAAAAGCCAGCGCCGCAAAAAACGCAAGTAAAATAAAACGTCTCATAAGCTCAAATTTCCTTTCAAATTTTATAAATTTACCGCCGTAAAGCGCCGAAGCCAAAATGTCCGAAGTATAAATTTAAAAAGATTAAAATTCAAATTTGGCTAAAATCGCTATCAAAAAGGAGCTTAAAATGATTTTTGAAGACGAGCTGATTTTCGTCGAGCGAGAGACGAGCGAAATCCCGTGGGTAAAAATTTTTACCAAAACGCCGTTTAAGGAGCTAACAGACTGCGACGAAGCGACGCAAAAAAGGGTATTTGAAGCGGTTTTAACGACCGAAAAAGTAATGAGAAAATTTTATAATCCAACAAAAATAAACATCGCAAGCTTTGCCAACTACGTGCCGCGAGTGCATTTTCACGTGATGGCGAGGTTTGAGAGCGATAGCTTTTTCCCGGAGTCAATGTGGGGCAAAAAACAGCGCGAGGGCGAGCTAAATTTGCCTGATTTTGCCGAATTTTCTCAAATTTTAGCGCGCGAGCTAGGCAAAACACGTGAATAAAAAAATACTTCTAACGCTCGCGATCATCGTAGTAGCAGGCGTTTTGGCGGTTTATAAGGCGCGCTGGGACGAGCAGACGCAGACGGAAAATATCAAAAAATTTCTCGACTTTCAAACGCAAATTTTAAATAAAAATATCGAAGAAGAAAAACTCTCCGCGATGACGGTTGCTACGCTGTTAGCGCAAAACGAACACGTAAAAAAGTGCATGGGCCAAAATAACCGCCAAATGTGCCTAGAGACGCTTAGCGAATTTACCAAAACGCTAAGCAAGGTGCCGATTTACGAAAATGCCAAATTTCACATCCATACGCCTGAGATGAGGAGCTTTGCTAGGAGCTGGATACCGATGTATAACGACGATCTAACGAACTTTCGCCACTTGCTAGCCGAGGCTAAAAACGGCGTAGCCGCAGGCATCGAGGTCGGTCGCGCTGGAGTTTTCATTAGGTCGGTCGCGCCGATATTTGATGATAAAAAGATGCTCGGCAGTATCGAAGTGCTGCTTGATTTTAAGCATTTGAGCGACTTTTTCGCGCAGCAAGGGCTTGATCTTTTCGTATTACTCGACGCCGGCGGCGACTCGCCGTATCAAAACAGCAGCGACGAGGGCATTATCGACGGCTTTCATTTCGTAAACAAGAGTTACGCAAATTTAAACGTCTTGCCGATGCTAAAGGATATAAAATTTAAAAGCGGAGGATTTTATCAGACGGATTCGCACGCCTTTACCGTCCAGCCGATGAACGACGCAAAGGGCGAGCGCGTGGGGTATTTCGTGATTTATTTTAACTCCGACTCAAAGGAGCGAAATTTAGCAAAGCTGGGCGTTTGGTTTGATTAGTCAAGCAGGCTTTTTGAGTACGGCGAAAATTTGTAGGTAAAGACGCTGCCTTTGCCCAGTTCGCTTTTCACGCCGTACTCTACGCCGTTTTTCACGCAGATACTTTGCACGATATTTAGCCCTAGTCCAAAGCCGCCCTGCACGCCTTCGTCTCTAACGTAGCGTTTCCAAATTTTACTCGTATCTTTTATGCCTTCGCCCTCGTCCTCGACTACGAGCACGATTTTGCCGCTTTTTTCAAAAAGACGTAAATTTATTATTCCTCCTTCGCGGCTGTATTTTACGGCATTGCTTAGGTTGTTATCGATCAGTCTGCCCGCCTCTATCTTGCTCATAAAAATTTGCAAATCAGGCTCGACGAAGTCGTAAATTTTGATATTTTTCGCCATCGCGATACCGCGCTCGCTCGAGGCTAAATTCGCTCAAATTTAAAATCTCCGGCGGAAATAAAATATATCCGCGCTTGATGTAGTACTCGGTGTCCTCGTAGGTGACTTGCATCTGTTTTAGGGCCGAGCGCATGCGGGTGACGTATTTGTTATCAAGACCCAGCATCTCGAGGTTTATGCCGATGACTCCCAGCGGCGTTTTTAGCTCGTGCATCGCGTCGTTAAAAAAGTTATTCATATATTTTTTAGCGTCTTTATACGGCTTTATACCGCTAATAAACGACAGATAAAGCGCGAAAAATACGACCACGAGTGCAAATGCTAGAGTTAGAGCCGTGACGAATAAAATCCTAGCCGCGTTTTGCTTTTTGGCTAGCACGAGATAATAAAACTCGCCGTCCGCACTAAAATAGGTCTTGTAAAAAAGATGGCCGTTTTCTTGGCGGGTGATAAATTTTAAATCGCTCGGTCGCGCGTCCAAATTTGAGACGATCTGCTTTTCTTTGAGATCAAAAACGCCGTATCTATAGGTAAGCGAAATAGGCAAAGTCTCGTTTTTATCGAGCGCTTTGCGGATTTTACCCTCGTACTCCAGCAGCTCGAACATATTTTTTGAGTATTCGTCTTTGGAGCTTAAATTTATGATCTCGTAGCTTTGAAATATAAACAAAGCCATGATGATAAAAGTGGCTAAGATAGGGATTTTAAGATTTTGAAACATCTATTTTGTAGCCTAGTCCGCGCGCTGATTTTATAAACTCTGGAGTCGTTTTTTGACGGATTTTTAGTATATGCATGCGCACGTCGGCGGGGTCGATTTCCTTGTCGTTCCACACCTCGGCGCGTAGCCTTTCGATACCTACGAAGCTGTTTTTATGAAACAGCAAGCACTCGATGATCGCAAATTCTCTCGTACTTAGCTCAACCGGCTCGCCTTTAAATTTGAGCCGCTTTTTAGCGGTATCTAGGCTAAAGTTTTCATCGATCGCGATTAAGTTTTTATCGTCTCTGCCGTGATATTTTCGCATTAGCTCGTTTACTCTAAATTTTAGCTCGGCTAGCTCAAAGGGCTTTTTTAGGTATTCGTTACAGCCTAGCTCGTATCCGACCGCCATATCGTCTATATCCACGAGCGAGGTCATTATCATTATGGGCGTTTCACAGCCGATATCTTTGGCATATTTTATCACCTCGTGTCCGCTTATATGCGGGACCTTGATGTCAAGGATCAGCAGGTGATAAAAGCCCGCCGCTATCTTATCGCAGGCGATCTTGCCGTCTGGCGCCTCATCGACCTCGTAGCCTAGGCTTTCTAGGTATTCGCTAACGCTCTCACGATATACGAAGTCGTCTTCAAGCAGTAAAATTTTCATAAATTCTCCGAATTTTATCGCAATATTTTAAGGGAGATGATAGCTAAAAATGATTTTGGATCGTCTGAATTTAAAAAGGCTCGGCGAGTTTACCGAGCCCAATATGGTCAAATTTAACCTAAATTTCACGCACCCGTGAAAACTTGACCCGCATAAACGATGTAGTATCTTAGCATTACGACGCCGCAGATAACTACAAGAGAGTTTGCTATGATGTAGCCAACTCTATAAGCGTGATTTTTAAGAGCCGTTAGCGCTATGGTGATAGGAGTCAAAAGTCCGATACCCACGACGCCTATCCAAAAGATTAGCGCGTATTGTCCGGTGCTTAGAGCTTGTTTAGCTGCGACCGCACTCGCTCCGCCCTCGAAATATAGTCCCAAAAATAGTATCGCGATAAGCGGTATCTCAAAAAGTACGGCGCGCAAGTCCATAACCAAAAGGTACTTCACGTTGTCTTCGTTAAGAAGGTGTTTGAAGCACAAAAGTCCAACTAGGATGTTTGTCGCTACGCCTGAGCTAAAGCCTGATGTTAGGAACAAGATCGGCAAAATCGGCGTGTTCCAAAGCGGAAGCTTAGTAATCGCGCTAAGCAAAAAGCCCGTATATATGCCTACGCCGATCGCAAGGCCGAAAAGCGCCATCTCGACTATCTTTGAAAGAGGCGCAAAAGAGCGAATCAGTCTAGAAATAGGACGTAAAATCGCTAGAATTTTATACTTTTCTATCTCTTCTTCGAAAATAATTACCGCAAAAAGATAAGCTAGCGGCGTATAAAGTAGCAGTAGCGCAACGCCGATAGACATAACCGAACCGAAGTTGTACTTAATCAAAATCCAGTAAAAACTAAGCGGCTTGCCAAGGTCAAGCACCAAAAGCGCAAGGCCCACGGTGATCGTTATAGGAGCCACTAGAGCGCCCGCCTTTACCATAGCGTCCCAGATGCTACCGTCTTGTTTTTTGTGGTAGTTCCACTTAACCAGCAAGGCAACCATCATCGCGCCTGCGGACAAACCCGCCAAAAATAGATAAACCGCTATCGGCCACGGCCAGTAAATTTCATTATATTGCGCTACGCTTCCCCACATATTATTCATGGCTTCCTCCTTTGCGGTTAGCTATCATAGCAAGCTTGGGTTTGGTTTTAAGCTCGGCTTTAGGATAGTAGTGAGCTTTGGTATTTAAAATTTTACTTACTTCGCTGTTTGGATCGTTTATATCGCCAAATGCCAAAGCATCGGTCGGACAAACGGTTACGCACGCAGGCTGCTCGCCTACGCTCACTCTAGTTTCAAAGCAAAACGTACATTTGCCTATCTCGCCGGTTTTTGGCTCGACGTAGCGAGCGTCGTAAGGACAGGCTAGGATGCAGTATTTGCAAGATACACAGGTAGAGTGATCTAGCAGCACGATACCCTCAGCCGTCTGAAAGCTAGCTCCCGTAGGGCAAACGGTCACGCACGGAGCGTCCTCGCACATCACGCAGCTGTGTCTACTAAAATCGGTTTTTAAATTTGGAAATTTACCCTTTATCTGCGAATGAACTTGGAGCCTAAAAACGCCTCTAGGCACTTCGTTTTCGCTCCTGCAAGCCACCGAGCACGCTTGGCAGCCTATGCAGAGGTTTTCGTCATGTATCATTCTATACGCTTTTTTCATCTTTTTTCCTTTACGCTTTTATTATCTTGACGCCGACGTTTCGCACCATCGTAGAGGCGACGGGGCCGATCACGGTAGGATCTAGCAGCTTGCTTTGATTAGTTCCCGCGCCGTTCGTGCGCTTTAGTCCGGCGCTTTCGTGACCAAAACCGTGATAGACGAAAAGCGTATCCTCCCTGATGCCTTCAGTCAGCATCACGTTTGCCTTTTCCTTCGCGGTTTTGCTTTGAAGGGTTATCTTATCGCCGTCTTTTAGCCCGTATTTTTTCGCGGTATTAGGATGTATCCAGACGGGCGCGCTACTCATCAGGTCGTTTAAAAATTCGACGTTTTGCGTGTGGCCGTTGGTGTGTATCGGCGTTTTGCCGCTCATTAGACAAAGCTCCTCGCCGAAAAATACGTCCATGCCCTCGGCGTTTAAGCAGCCGTATCCGGGAAACTGTTTTTCCACTTTTTCGCTAAAAAGCTCTATTTTGCCGCTATCGGTTTTAAATTTGACCTGCGACTCCATCAGCCCGTCTTCGCCCACGAACTGTGCCGCGCTAGGAAATTTTTTAGTAAATTCTTTTACGCTATCTTTTTCTCTAAACAAAATCCCCGGTACCTTCCACGTGACGTAGCCTTTTTTAACTAGCTCCGCTAACAGCTCGGCGTTTCCTTTTACTTGTTTGATTCTCCACTCGTCCATAGTATTTGCGGAGTACTGCTCGTCTATCTTCATCCTGCGAGCTAGCCCTCTAAAGATATCGTAGCCGTTTTTGGTGTCGCCTATAGGATCTACGACCTTATTTCTTATCATATACGCGGGTTTTAGTCCTGATTTATCCTCGATGCCTTCGTCGCGCTCCAGATAGGTGCTCTCAGGCAGTATCACGTCCGCCCATATCGCAAAATCGCTCATATAAATATCCGAACAAACGATAAAATCAAGTTTTTTAAGGCTTTCTATCGTAGTTTGCGTACCTGCGACGTTTATAGGGTGATTAAATCTTATGCTAAACCAGCCTTTTACGGGATAAGGCTTTTCGCTTAGTATAGCTTGCGGAATTTGCATCAAAACGCCATGACTCCTGCCGACGAATTTATTTACCCCGTCCTCGCCGGCGCCGTCTATCCTAGGAGTTTTAGGCACTTTTATCGCGGCGTCCGGGTTCGTGATCTCTGGGATTAGCTCTTCGCCTGCTAAAGTATTATATAGCTTAGCCTTTTTGCCGCCGAAAATTCCGCCCTTTTTCTCCCAGTTACCCATCATCGCGTTTGCCGTCATTATGGCTCTAGTGCGGATGTATTCGGCTCTAGTCGTAGTCGTGTTGTGACCGAAGTCTATGATGACTTTAGGAGCCGCTTTCCAGATTTCGCCAGCGATTCGCTCAACCGTTTTTGCAGGTATTCCCGTGATCTTTTCTTGCCACTGCGGAGTTGTGTCTTTGGTCGCTTCTACGACTTTATCAAATCCAATCGTAAATTTCTCTATAAATTCTTTATCGTACGCGTCGTTTTTGATCCACGTGTGAATGAGCGCCAAAACGAAGGCCAGATCGGTGCCGGGTTTTACCGGTAGCCACTCGTCGGCTTTTGAGGCCACGACGCTAAAGCGTGGATCTAAAACCAGCAGCTTCGTATCTTCTTTAGCAGCCATCTTAGCCAGCTTTTTAGCGTCGGCGATGACGATGCCTTCAAAGAGATTGTGCCCGAAATTTACAACGTATTTTGCGTTAGCGAAGTCCCTTTTTAGCTTCGCATCTCCGTACATATGCGTACAAACCATCTGATAGGTCACGGGACAACAGGACAGGTGCGAGAAGCAATTAGGCGAGCCGTATGCGCTGGCAAAGGTCGTCATTAGCTTGTGCGTTTGGCTCGATTTTGCCGTAAACACGAAGCTCTCGGGACCGTATTTTTCCTTGATTTCTAGCATTTTCTTAGCCACAAGATCAAGCGCCTCGTCCCAGCTCGCCTCGCGCCATTTATTTTCGCCGCGCTCGCCTACTCTGATGAGGGGCTTAACAAGACGCTGCGGATCGTAGAGCTGATTGTGCCCGCTGCCGCCTCTAGCGCACACGGAAGTCGCCGTGCCGCCTACTTTGCCGTTGCCTTGGATGAAGACGGTTTTGCCGTCTACGACCTTGGCCTCGATAGGACAGCGAGAAGAGCACATCTCGCAAAAGCTATAAACGGTCTTATCGCCGCCTTCTAGCGCTTTGGCGCCGACGGCGCCTAAAGTACCGGGCGCGTAAGTCATCGCAAGCAAGCCCGTGGCGGTGGATGCTTTTAAGAAATTTCGCCTTGAAGTATCCATTTTTTCTCCCTTTTTGAAATAAATTTGATGAAATCTTAAATAATCAATGTAAATTATACGTAAATTTTTCGTATCAATATAAATTTTAATTGATAACGATTATTTCGTTTTTTAGGGGAGAAGCTTAAATTTAATTTTAAATTTGTCAAATTTACAAATATCAAATTTTAACGGATGATGATATTTGATCCGCCGTTTGCTTAAATTTATAACTTAAAAAGTATTCTTGCGATTTCCGTCAAAAATTATTTTAATTTTATTTGTATATAATTCGCGTATTTTTTCAAAAAGGCAAAATTAATGAAAAAGCAAATTTACATCATTCACGGCTACGACGCCTCGCCGCAAAGCCACTGGTTTTCTTGGTTTAAAGAAAAGATGCGCGGCCTTGCCGAGGTGGAAATTTTAAAGATGCCAAATCCGCAAACGCCAAAGCTAAACCAGTGGCTAGAAACGATGAAGCAAAACGTAAATTTAGGCGAAAATTCATTTATCATCGCCCATAGCCTAGGCACGATAACTAGCCTAAATTTTCTTAGCAGTTTTGCAAATTTACCAAAATTTGGCGGTCTAGTCCTCATCTCGCCGTTTGACGAGCCGATTAAGGAATTTGCGATTTTGGATGAGTTTTGCGAGCCGCAAATCGACTACGAAAAGATAAAACCCGCAGCGAATTTTATAAAAGTAATAGCCGCAAAAGACGATTATATCGTGCCTTGCGAGCTTAGCCTAAAGGTCGCACGAAATTTAGGCGTAACGCCCGATATCTTTGAAAAAGGCGGACACTTTTTGGGCGCGGACGGCTTTAACGAATTTGAGTTTATATTAAATTTATTTAAATTTAAAGACGAAAAATTATCATAAAATAATAACTAAAAAGTAAGATTATTTAAAAAAAATTACTATAATGTGCATTTTGATTTACTAAATTTATGTTCAAGGATATGTTTTGAGCGAGTTAAAATCCCTATTTTTCAGTATGACGTCGGCCGTCGTGCTACTTATTATATTTGCTATCGGTAGCGGCGCGGCAACGATAATAGAAAGCTACTACGACACAAAAAGCGCGTGGGCAGCGGTTTACGGAGCGAGTTGGTTTGCTTTGGTGCAGGTGCTTTTAGGCATAAATTTAGCTTACAATATTTTTAGATACAACCTTTTAAGAAAAGAAAAACTACCCGTTTTGATATTTCACGTTAGTTTTTTGTTTATGCTTTTAGGCGCGGCGATGACGCGATATCTAGGCTTTGAGGGCAACATCCACATCAGAGAAAACGAAACCTCAAACGCGGTATTCGGATCCATATCCAGGATAGAAATCGCCGCCGAAAAAGACGGTCAAATTTACTCAAACTCAATCCCGAAACAAATCACTTCCATCGGTTCAAACGATTTTAACTTGCCGCTTGAAATCGCGGGCAAAAAAGCAAATTTAACCTTTGACGGATACTACAAAAAGGCCGAAACCGAGTACTACGAAGCAGACAAAGGCGAGCCGCTCGTTAGGCTTGCAGTATCAAGCCTCGACTCAAAAGAAGAAATAAGCCTGCAAGCGGGCGAAACTCGCGAGGTGGGCGGCGTTAGCTTTGCATTCGACGCGCAGCCGCTACTTGAAAATTTCGTCAAAATCGAGCTAAAAAATGGCAAATTTTATCTAACTTCAAACCAAAATATCGGCTACTTTACGATGGCGACGAATGAAAAAGGCGAGTACGAAAAAGACAAAGCGACCGAGTTTTTACCGATGCAGCTCTATACGGTCACGGATGTAAATTTCGTACCAAAATCATTGCTAACAAAAGCTGCCAAACGAGTCGTGAGCAAAAACGGCGAGTATGACGCATTGGTGGCAAATTTGACGTTTGACGGCCAGACGCAGCAGCTCATGCTCTACGAAAACAGCTACATACCGGCTAAAGCTAAGATTGACGGCGTACTTTTTAACGTTTACTGGGGTTCAAAGATGGTCGAGCTTCCATTTTCTTTAAAACTTGAAGACTTCGAGCTTAAGCGCTATCCGGGCTCAAATTCGCCGATGAGCTACTCTAGCGACGTCATCGTCGAGGACTCTAGGAGCGGAAACTATCCGTATAAAATTTATATGAACCACGTACTAGATCACGACGGATATAGATTTTTTCAAAGCAGCTACGACCAAGACGAGCTTGGCACCGTACTATCGGTAAACCGCGATCCGGGTAAGATTCCGACCTACATCGGCTACTTTTTGCTGGGACTGGGACTATTTTTCAACGTCGTAAATCCTCGCTCGCGCTTTAGAAAACTAGCTAAAATGATAAACGAGGATGCCGTTAAAAAAGTCGCGAGCTTTGTTCTGGTAGCCTGCTTTGCAGCATTTGCCCCAAGCAAAACCTACGCGGCCGATAACGCTAGAAACATCGATGCAAACCACGCCAAAGAGCTTTCTACGCTAATCATCCAAAGCGCCGACGGCAGAATGAAGCCTTTTGACACCGTAGCAAGAGAAATTTTAAACAAGATCCACCGCAGCGATACGCTAGACGGCCTAAATGCAAACCAAGCCATACTTTCTATGATGATAAACGCCCCGTACTGGCGCGACGTGCCGATAATCTACGTCGGAAATAAAGAGCTAAAAAAGCTAATCGGCATAGACGAAAAGGCTAAATACGCGAGCTATAACGACTTTTTTGCAAGTGATAAAGACGGTAAAATCATCTACAAACTAAACAAATTTGCCGAAGCCGCAAACCGCAAAACTCCGGGCGAGCGAGGCACGTTTGATAAAGACTTGCAAAAAGTGGACGAGCGCTTAAATATCCTTTACATGGTGTTTATAGGCGAAGTCTTTACGATGTTCCCAAAAATGGACGACCCGAATAACAAATGGTACGGTATAGCCTCAGCCATGATGTATCTTCCTAAAAACGAGAGCGAGCCGATCGGCAGAATGCTAAGAAGCTATTTCACTAGCGTTGCCGAAGCTACAGAAAACAACAACTGGCGCCGAGCAAATCAAGCTCTAGCCGAGATCAAAACCTATCAGCAAGAACACGGCAAAGCGGTCATCCCGGGCGAAAAACGCATCGAGATGGAGCTATTTTTTAATGAATATAAAATTTTCGAGTCGCTAACGCCGATATATCTTTTGGCAGGGTTTGGCCTTTTATGCTTCGTGTTTGCTAAGATGGCAAAGCCTAAACTAAATATCAAATGGCTATTTGGTATCGTTTACGGCGTAAATATCTTAGCGTTTTTACTGCATACTTTTGGTATCAGCATACGCTGGTATATCGCCGAGCACGCGCCGTGGAGCAACGCCTACGAGTCGATGATCTACATCGCTTGGGCGCTTAGCTTATCAGGTCTAGTGTTCTCACGCCAAAGCCCGATAGCTATGGCGCTAACCTCGATTTTAGCCGGCGTTACGCTATTTGTCGCGCACCTTAGCTGGATGGATCCGCAGATCACTACTCTAGTGCCTGTGCTTCAGAGCTACTGGCTAACGATCCACGTTTCAGTCATCACCGCTAGTTACGGATTTTTGGGACTTTGCTCACTACTGGGTATGTTTACACTCGTACTTTTTGCCCTGCAAGGCGGCAAAGAGCATAAGGAAATTTCGCGAAATATCCTAGAGGCCACGCGTATAAACGAGATGGCGATGATACTGGGTCTTAGTCTGCTTACGATGGGAAACTTCCTGGGCGGCGTTTGGGCGAACGAGAGCTGGGGTCGCTACTGGGGCTGGGATAGTAAGGAGACGTGGGCGCTGGTTTCTATTCTCGT encodes the following:
- a CDS encoding tetratricopeptide repeat protein, translated to MRRFILLAFFAALAFCGELADFSKECKKGNDEICKRLSLAIKNLELACDEGGEKNAMYCAGLGYFYEFDKVFTKAVRYYDKACELGADKACVYLGLLYQSGQGTAQDHKKANELFAKACEKGVGEGCASLAYSYGKGLGVYPDGKKTNELFAKACKLGEETACYNLALSYALGGGVEKDAAKAAQMYAASCERGHVESCADLGVCYFKGEGVEKDYERAVVLFTNACSGASALACANLGFAYEKGMGVEKNKNAAKELYDRGCKLGEFSACQYLKNLR
- a CDS encoding HIT family protein: MIFEDELIFVERETSEIPWVKIFTKTPFKELTDCDEATQKRVFEAVLTTEKVMRKFYNPTKINIASFANYVPRVHFHVMARFESDSFFPESMWGKKQREGELNLPDFAEFSQILARELGKTRE
- a CDS encoding cache domain-containing protein, translated to MNKKILLTLAIIVVAGVLAVYKARWDEQTQTENIKKFLDFQTQILNKNIEEEKLSAMTVATLLAQNEHVKKCMGQNNRQMCLETLSEFTKTLSKVPIYENAKFHIHTPEMRSFARSWIPMYNDDLTNFRHLLAEAKNGVAAGIEVGRAGVFIRSVAPIFDDKKMLGSIEVLLDFKHLSDFFAQQGLDLFVLLDAGGDSPYQNSSDEGIIDGFHFVNKSYANLNVLPMLKDIKFKSGGFYQTDSHAFTVQPMNDAKGERVGYFVIYFNSDSKERNLAKLGVWFD
- a CDS encoding ATP-binding protein, with the translated sequence MAKNIKIYDFVEPDLQIFMSKIEAGRLIDNNLSNAVKYSREGGIINLRLFEKSGKIVLVVEDEGEGIKDTSKIWKRYVRDEGVQGGFGLGLNIVQSICVKNGVEYGVKSELGKGSVFTYKFSPYSKSLLD
- a CDS encoding histidine kinase dimerization/phospho-acceptor domain-containing protein, with protein sequence MFQNLKIPILATFIIMALFIFQSYEIINLSSKDEYSKNMFELLEYEGKIRKALDKNETLPISLTYRYGVFDLKEKQIVSNLDARPSDLKFITRQENGHLFYKTYFSADGEFYYLVLAKKQNAARILFVTALTLAFALVVVFFALYLSFISGIKPYKDAKKYMNNFFNDAMHELKTPLGVIGINLEMLGLDNKYVTRMRSALKQMQVTYEDTEYYIKRGYILFPPEILNLSEFSLERARYRDGEKYQNLRLRRA
- a CDS encoding response regulator transcription factor: MKILLLEDDFVYRESVSEYLESLGYEVDEAPDGKIACDKIAAGFYHLLILDIKVPHISGHEVIKYAKDIGCETPIMIMTSLVDIDDMAVGYELGCNEYLKKPFELAELKFRVNELMRKYHGRDDKNLIAIDENFSLDTAKKRLKFKGEPVELSTREFAIIECLLFHKNSFVGIERLRAEVWNDKEIDPADVRMHILKIRQKTTPEFIKSARGLGYKIDVSKS
- the nrfD gene encoding NrfD/PsrC family molybdoenzyme membrane anchor subunit yields the protein MNNMWGSVAQYNEIYWPWPIAVYLFLAGLSAGAMMVALLVKWNYHKKQDGSIWDAMVKAGALVAPITITVGLALLVLDLGKPLSFYWILIKYNFGSVMSIGVALLLLYTPLAYLFAVIIFEEEIEKYKILAILRPISRLIRSFAPLSKIVEMALFGLAIGVGIYTGFLLSAITKLPLWNTPILPILFLTSGFSSGVATNILVGLLCFKHLLNEDNVKYLLVMDLRAVLFEIPLIAILFLGLYFEGGASAVAAKQALSTGQYALIFWIGVVGIGLLTPITIALTALKNHAYRVGYIIANSLVVICGVVMLRYYIVYAGQVFTGA
- a CDS encoding 4Fe-4S dicluster domain-containing protein → MKKAYRMIHDENLCIGCQACSVACRSENEVPRGVFRLQVHSQIKGKFPNLKTDFSRHSCVMCEDAPCVTVCPTGASFQTAEGIVLLDHSTCVSCKYCILACPYDARYVEPKTGEIGKCTFCFETRVSVGEQPACVTVCPTDALAFGDINDPNSEVSKILNTKAHYYPKAELKTKPKLAMIANRKGGSHE
- the phsA gene encoding thiosulfate reductase PhsA, coding for MDTSRRNFLKASTATGLLAMTYAPGTLGAVGAKALEGGDKTVYSFCEMCSSRCPIEAKVVDGKTVFIQGNGKVGGTATSVCARGGSGHNQLYDPQRLVKPLIRVGERGENKWREASWDEALDLVAKKMLEIKEKYGPESFVFTAKSSQTHKLMTTFASAYGSPNCFSHLSCCPVTYQMVCTHMYGDAKLKRDFANAKYVVNFGHNLFEGIVIADAKKLAKMAAKEDTKLLVLDPRFSVVASKADEWLPVKPGTDLAFVLALIHTWIKNDAYDKEFIEKFTIGFDKVVEATKDTTPQWQEKITGIPAKTVERIAGEIWKAAPKVIIDFGHNTTTTRAEYIRTRAIMTANAMMGNWEKKGGIFGGKKAKLYNTLAGEELIPEITNPDAAIKVPKTPRIDGAGEDGVNKFVGRSHGVLMQIPQAILSEKPYPVKGWFSIRFNHPINVAGTQTTIESLKKLDFIVCSDIYMSDFAIWADVILPESTYLERDEGIEDKSGLKPAYMIRNKVVDPIGDTKNGYDIFRGLARRMKIDEQYSANTMDEWRIKQVKGNAELLAELVKKGYVTWKVPGILFREKDSVKEFTKKFPSAAQFVGEDGLMESQVKFKTDSGKIELFSEKVEKQFPGYGCLNAEGMDVFFGEELCLMSGKTPIHTNGHTQNVEFLNDLMSSAPVWIHPNTAKKYGLKDGDKITLQSKTAKEKANVMLTEGIREDTLFVYHGFGHESAGLKRTNGAGTNQSKLLDPTVIGPVASTMVRNVGVKIIKA
- a CDS encoding RBBP9/YdeN family alpha/beta hydrolase produces the protein MKKQIYIIHGYDASPQSHWFSWFKEKMRGLAEVEILKMPNPQTPKLNQWLETMKQNVNLGENSFIIAHSLGTITSLNFLSSFANLPKFGGLVLISPFDEPIKEFAILDEFCEPQIDYEKIKPAANFIKVIAAKDDYIVPCELSLKVARNLGVTPDIFEKGGHFLGADGFNEFEFILNLFKFKDEKLS